A genomic window from Glycine soja cultivar W05 chromosome 10, ASM419377v2, whole genome shotgun sequence includes:
- the LOC114372485 gene encoding F-box protein SKIP23-like, producing MYHFHLTLWCKNLFIHSSMADWSELPKDLLHKISQLLLESPLYLLRFRSVCSSWRSSTPPSPFNPSISLTNTFSLSHRTLLLLNPNPNPNPNPRPWLVKLSLDPHASTARLFHPLSRFPMKLPRFALDLFTLPALDLGREFLLTNTRHTRDSLYIEKLVFLPLTHRKDRFALLTIHVSGKLALFRSGDDGWTVIPDMPTPYDDVCVFKGNLYGADSNGRTVRVRPDDGGLTLAAEPVFGGDKKFLVESEGALLLVDMYLSYYSCTQGLFHEDFDEEDVAGMGWERTVKFDVFRLDEEGKKWVELTDLGERVLFLGDDCAFSASAKDLNLGRGNCVVFRDDGLGFNRVLNGMGVFCLDDGKISPLSECAGFSELFCPPPDWVGLQ from the coding sequence ATGTACCATTTCCATTTAACACTTTGGTGTAAAAacttattcattcattcatcaatGGCAGACTGGTCTGAACTCCCAAAGGACCTCCTACACAAAATATCACAACTCCTCCTCGAAAGCCCTCTCTACCTCCTCCGCTTCCGATCCGTCTGCTCCTCATGGCGTTCTTCCACTCCCCCCTCTCCCTTCAACCCCTCAATCTCCCTCACCAACACCTTCTCCCTCTCCCACCGCACCCTCCTCCTCctcaaccctaaccctaaccctaaccctaacccccgCCCCTGGCTCGTCAAGCTCTCCCTCGACCCACACGCCAGCACCGCGCGTCTCTTCCACCCTCTCTCCCGCTTCCCCATGAAACTGCCCCGTTTCGCCCTCGACCTCTTCACCCTCCCCGCCCTCGACCTCGGCCGCGAGTTCCTCCTCACCAACACGCGCCACACCCGCGACTCCCTCTACATTGAAAAGCTCGTCTTCCTCCCTCTCACCCATCGAAAAGACCGTTTTGCCCTCCTCACGATCCACGTCTCCGGGAAACTCGCCCTCTTCCGCTCCGGCGACGACGGCTGGACCGTGATCCCCGACATGCCGACCCCCTACGACGACGTCTGCGTCTTTAAGGGCAACCTCTACGGCGCCGACAGTAACGGCCGCACCGTCAGGGTGCGGCCGGATGACGGTGGCCTCACCCTCGCCGCCGAGCCTGTCTTTGGTGGCGACAAGAAGTTCCTCGTGGAGTCCGAGGGCGCGCTGCTGCTCGTCGACATGTACCTCTCCTACTACTCCTGCACGCAGGGTTTGTTCCACGAGGATTTCGACGAGGAAGATGTGGCCGGGATGGGGTGGGAGAGGACGGTGAAGTTTGACGTGTTCAGGCTCGACGAGGAGGGGAAGAAGTGGGTGGAATTGACCGATTTGGGGGAGAGGGTGTTGTTCTTGGGGGATGATTGTGCTTTCTCGGCTTCTGCCAAGGATTTGAACCTTGGGAGAGGGAATTGCGTGGTTTTTAGAGATGATGGGTTGGGTTTTAATAGGGTTTTAAATGGAATGGGGGTTTTTTGTTTGGATGATGGTAAGATCTCGCCCTTGTCGGAGTGTGCCGGGTTTTCGGAGTTGTTCTGCCCGCCGCCGGATTGGGTCGGGTTGCAGTGA